The window TTGTATATAAGCTCTCTTGATAGGCAGTAGCATAAACACTTCCACTCCGTCAGCAGAAGTCCTAACATGACAGTCACATAAACTATCCTTTATTTGCTACACCGGCTTTTGGCACCACCGCCCAGAGCATCCAGCCTGCGCCTCTAACATCCCTCTCACCAAATGCTGTGTGCGGCGGAACGCACGCTTTCAAAGAGACAATGAACATAATGGAGACTCTGTTACAAGTCTCAGTGGGATAACTGACCCTCATATTAACAGCAAACACAACTACCCTGAAAAACGTGTAAAAATATACGGAGAGACGGAAGATGTAATTCTTCCGCCGATTTTTAAGAATGCTTTCTTTGTGACAGAAAATCCTTTGCAAGTTCAAACTTGGCCCTAGAAGTGCAGTAGGCaatacacaattaaaaaaaataaacacataccACAGCAGATAAATAGGCGTTTATTAAAGTTcatctcaaaacaaacaaaaataataatagggGACATTAAGGCATCTTGTATTCAGTAACCGTTCATATAGCAAAGATGACTTCTCTTTCTGATGCAAGGGAGCAGATTacgaaaaaaacccaaaagttcTCCCGACACATTTGGCAGAGTGCTGACTTCCACTGTGCCACCACTTGGTCAGCAACCCCTCCAAGGAATGCCACATTTCTCCAATGAAAGAGCTACAGAATCACAACACTCACTGAGACACGTGCAAGAAAGCActtctccctcccctcagaCGTCCAACCATCTGTGGGGATGCACACTGGAGAAAGACTAACAGATGGATACCGTAGAGAATAAAGAAGACATGCGCCTGCTATAACCACTCAGTTTCGAGCAGACTAGAATATTTGGCCTTGCTTTCGCTAGTATTTACTATTTCAGCCAGTATCTAGTGAATAGGAGACCACAAGCTCCAGTCTGTTACAATGTAACAATTTTTATGTTCTCCTTCTACATCCAGATTAGATAAACAAATGACAAAGGTCTTGTTTCcatggaataatttattttgatgaaTTATGCTGCCAAGTGACCAATCACTGTTATagtgcttttttcttcagttggaATAAGAACACCAGGAAATGTTTACAGTATCATTGGGTTCACTATAACAGGATTTTTACtacaaagtaaaatataaattaataaacaCTGCATATAGCACTATTCACTTCACCACATTGGCTCTCTATATCCTTTGTCGCATTCTAACCTTCATTTAAGGCaagtttgttatttttccaaagaagacCACGTAGTCTCTAGATAAACTTGTGTGACTAGGTTTGCGAGTTAGGAAATTGAGCTTTATAAAATGTTTACTTCAACAAATATGAAAGCTATTAAGAGAAAGATGGTGACCCAAAATTGTACTGTATTAAAAGGTGGAGTTTCCTTGTACCAAAGTCCTTTATTCATCATCTTTAGAACCAGTTTTGCTTAACTATAAAAGAGACACAAAAAGAAAGTATTCAGAGTTTAGACTGCCATGCCATTTATTAGGAAACAAGAACAACATTATCTCCATCTTACATAGAACACATGtatatttaattaataataCAGACTGATTGTGCTACTGTACCAAAAGActgaaaagcataaaaaataatttcttaagcTTAAACACTAAACGAGCTTATTTCCTGAATTCAAAAGTGgactttaaaaagcaacaccacaaaaccccagaaaaacCTCAGAGTACTGTTTCTAGTTAATTTTAAGATTCTGTCACCAGCTctccaaaataaataagatGGACTAATGGAAAAAAGTATCTCCATGCATCTCTGAGAGAATTCCCACGTGGAAATTTACACAATAAAAAAGAGACATTAATTCACtatttctcactttttaaagcaaattattacGTGTAGTGCATCTATCATGATATCTATCTGGAATTCAAGACATTCACTACAAATAGCTACTTTTAACTCAGAAGGACTCTGCCCAAAACCACCATCATCATTTATTTGCTCTTATTTAACAATTGAACCGGTGTTGGGTCTTACACCAAGAATTACTTATAgttgtgtaaaataaaatagtttgctTTCAAAATTGTCAAGTGACTATACTGATTTCCACTGAATCAGCAAAGACAAGATGGTGGCAGAAATCAATGCTGAGGgagcaagcagaaaataattattcactGAAGGGGCTGTGGCAGAGAACGCTCAGGCTTGTAGGAGGCAGCAAAGTGCTCCCGCTTGGGACAACTCCCTTCTGCTTATTTATCCATTGCCCTCCAGAACCTGGCAACACCATGACTTTATTTTACATCTTGTTGCCAGATGAAGACAGAATATTTGCAGTGCATTTGGCTAGCAAAGCTCTCTCATCataaaattaagatttaattgctcaataaataaaaaagacataCTAGACCAACAAGGTTCAAAGAGGAATAGAAGTCCTTCCGACTCTAATATTCAGAAGGACTAAGCGTTTTAAAGCATTTGAGAAACATGTAAATTATAATCCAAAAAGAGCAACAGTTCTTActatttcttgaaaatatttttaacattaaaaaagatAGCTTGAAAATACTTACATGCTGGATGCACATAGAAATGAATCAGACACCACAGTCAAATCCAAACAAAGttaggaagaaaagcaagaaaaaaaaatcagattagtTTTCTTCAGATGCaagtacaaattatttttaatgtacataTGCAGTATTTCCATAATACTGCATATAATACAGTCATGCTACCTTAATTACGTCCACCCAGTTCCATCCTCGCGGAAGCTCCCCTTTGTTATCTGCAGAATaagaaggttttattttcaacaCACAAGCTAAGAGGAATCTTTACCATTCCTTAAAATCAACACACAAAATTCTAAAGATCCAAAATCTTAATTTCTCCATTACAAAGCCATGAGGACAAAAATAGGTATTAATGTCTTAAACAGACACTTCTTCATAGTAgttctgtttaaataaaaacacctcAGTCCATCTGACATTTAATTTAGAAGGCAACTCTAACATGAGCTGGGCTGACCAGCAGTGATGCATTCTGTCAAAAACCAAAATTTTATACAACTTTTCCTTTATATGGTCAACATTTAATCTGCCAATTATACATTAGGTTAGAAAAATTACATGCAGAAACTGCTATCACAGGGTACAACTTATTGCTCCAATACGACAGTATTCTCCAgatcattattaaaaattacGGTTGAACTCATAAAAGTTATTAGCAGGATTAGTTGAAATATTGAACGTTTTTAAATCAGAAACCTACCATTTCATTGAAAGCATAAAGTATCTGCAGAAGCATCTCTATTTTGAGCataaaaactgaatttaatattttggGTTCCAAACCAAATACTTTCATTtagaaattgcatttttaataaagtgaaTTATTTATGAGGGTCCACCAACAAACAGTGTTTTTTGTTGAAAGTGAATTTTTAGAAGTCCCAAATGCTCTCCtcccacaaatattttttgaaaattgcACTTTTGTCACgtattgaaaaaaagaaataaaacaaaaccaataataTCATGAAATCCCCACTCTACAGAAAGTTGCTTTGGCCAGAACTAACAACTCAGGCAAAAATAATTCAtctaaaacaagcaaaacagagACCACAGACTTAAAGTAGTTAATGTTATAAATAAATGACTACTGATTCTGACTCTAGCAAGATGTCATAAAATTTGGATtctcaaacaaaatattatagTGAACAAACCTGTTTTATCAGCCAGTTTTCGTTTCTGGGTTTTGGATAACTGctcctttttatctttcttcttaCTTGCTGGCACATCAGGAGTACCAATTGCAATACTATTGCTTACTGAAGTCTGAGAAGGACAAAAATGGTTGataatattttgcatattaGTTCCACAGATACCTCTGTGTGTGATGACTGAACCTGACATACTGAAATATCTTGACTGTCAGAAAGAAGCAATGCTATCAGCAGTCCGCAGCTTTTAATCAACATATAATCATGACTGTAGTTTTAAAACAAGGGTTGGGGACTGGAATGATTTCCTTTGAGAGCTGCAAAGGGCACCTCTTACACTTTTCAAATTTAATCATGGAGTGTGGTTTAATCTGAAGAGATGGATTCAGACTTCCCAAGCATGGAAACCAATTCTTCTCCCTCAAAGCAAATCTGCAGCACCACAGAGGCAAGTAACGTCCTGTACAACACAGAAGCCACAAACAGACCCAGCCTGACTCATTCAAGACCCTGGAGCTGCACTTACACAATCCACTGCATCCCAGGAAGGCTGCAGTAATTTGCTCCACATACCACTCCCCCCCTCCCTGGGCAGATGCTTTTAATCTCCATTTCAGCCCtcttcagttttgcttctgCTCCAAGCCTCCATTTTTATGTTACTCTGTGGGACAGAACTGCAGCCCGCAAACATTTTGGTGTAACAGCAAAATAACAATTAACTATAACAATTATGAACACAGAGCATTATGGCATCATACGCTGTGTGTCACTGTTTAGCCACTAACATGGGTATACCCAATTTACTGATTAACAACTTAAAGACACAGCTATGAAGTATTTAGAGTTATcataaccattttttttcagttttaaaagcaagagaTTGAAATCTGAATTTACCTACTTACCACAGTGTTAACCGGCTGCTTTTCCATGAACAACTCTTTATTATCTTTGGCATATTCAAAAAGTGTGTATGTCATAGCAGTTCCAAGATTTGCTTCAACTTCTACCATTAACTTATCCAAAATACTTTGTTTAATAGCTGAAGATCTAAAAGAAATCATAAAACTCCACTATAATCTAGACAGATGAAGAAAAGCTCGTCAATCAAAAACCCCCTACATACGAGGCTGGGAGTGAAGCTGTCATAAATACTGACATTGTGTTGTTGAAAAAAGCATCCATCGATATGACTGGTGCTGTTTGTGGATACGTTTCTGGCCAAGAAACTTCTATTAGAAAGGCTTTGGGGTCTCCGCTTTCGCCTATctgaagtgaaaagaaaaactttataAATCAACAGTTTCCAGTCACTTATTAAGGATTACAATGCCAATATACAAGTCTTTCACTTCTTTAAGATTATCCAGATTCCTTAAGATAACAACTATTATCATCATAAAGGTAccagaaaataaagctgttatCTAGAAAAAGTACTAAATTTCTGACATCAATATTAACTCCTACCTGGCAGTTTTCATCCTtggaaaagcaacagaaacattCAAagctctctttatttttttttattgctttgttttaaaaactactttGTAGCATCTGCAAGCCAAATATTATACAATCATATATGagaacagaaaagatgaagccttctttccccctcccatGCATCCAAGCTCAGAGCaatatgaaaacaaaccacaagacAGTGTTGAGATAAAGAGAATGATAAACTAGTGACCTGAGATAGCAAAAAACAATAGATAAGAATTTCAATATTTCtgtcttctattttatttcactatAAGAAGGAATGTGTAGTAAAAGATTTAAGAAGACAGTAGAATGAGAATGGATAAAAGAGTGTAACATTAGAAAAGCCACACTTTAATATAATAATTCACATCCAATGAATTAAGTGAACCCAAATTACACATACAATCCTTACAATTATgttgaattaataaaaaaactttgttgttgttttcttttaaatttaaaactagAACAGGTGCTACCAAAGGCATACAAACAGAAATAACTGTTTCACACAGGATTTGGAAAACTAGTGCAACAAAGTTGCTTACATCCGTATTCTAAAACCACctgaaaattcttccttatttcCCTCATTACAGAATAGTCCATATCTGGCTTCATCAAATTTTATGGAATGAAGTGTAGCCAGAAGAAAAGTCCTAATCAAGGTAAGGCTACTgtactttaaattttttaaaagttggtgATTTTCTTATTCACAGTGTCTGTTTCAGCAGAGTTGACAAACTGACATTCAGAAGCATCTGTTTTAGAGGTGAAAGAGATAACACTTTAAATCAAGAATCTGCAACATTTTTCAAGACATCATCTACAGTGTAGCAGTCCGGTTCCCACAAATGCCAAGAAGAGAACTGGGGGTGCAGTTTACAGAGTTGTCTCAGGAAAGCCCTATCTGCACACTGAGCAAATCCATACAGAAAGCTGCCTAACCTGACTGTGCTCCTTCTCAGTGCAACCTAAAAATTGGGTGGTCTTACTTTAAATGCTGTTGCTGCTACACTTTctcaatatttgaaaaatatttctttaatcttAATTTCATAGCACGTAGATTACAAAACAGCTGTGTTCTATATGCGAGACGTGTGAGACATGAGGCTCAGAAAAATGGGATACTAATTCTTTCTACCTTCTCATGCATTCACTTGCACTATGCCTTCCCATAATACAAATTGTCCTTCATGGGAAAGATGTATTATTGCCTTTCTCTGCCACTAAGTTTTACAGTATCTAAATTGAGTTGTCCTAACTGTTgacaattattttttgtctAATAAATATCAGCAATGACCAAAGCTAGTAAAACATAGAATGATACACTGCAGGCTTGTAGATAGGCCACATCTACTTTTTTGAAGAACTTAAACTTACTAATAAAGGTCCTATCAatgaaggaaggctgcacttAAATGGATGGGATTCATGTGCCATTAATTAAGTTAACCTATATTTCATTACAACTTCTGATGTTATTCTGAAGTTATTTGAGAAGTTATGAAAAGGTGATTTTAGGTGCCTCCTTGCCACTACAGGCATATGGCACTTTCAGAAGTCTCCCTTCTGTCCCATAGGTGCCTGAGTTTTCATCAGTAAACTTCTCTGGCCATCTAAAGATCTGCCTCAGCCTGTGCCTAGAACTTCCAGGTCTTTAAACTTTGGAAAATTGCAAATCTCAAGCTCAGCACTTCCTGTATGTCTCTCCTGAGCAGACTGTATCAGTGCACATACCCGAAGCATTTTGTGGATTCTCTCTTTAGCGGGTAGACAAGGCACGCCAGCTATCTCTGGACAAAAGACTGTAATTTAGCAAAAAGTTTCAGAGCTTTACATAGAAACTGACTGTCTGGTTTAAGTATTATTAAGTATCGCTCAGCAGGCTGGCTCCTGCAGCGAGTCTGCCCGTTCTACCTATGCAGTACATGGATGTGTAGGTAGGACGCCCAGCTAAGGGCTGACAAACCTGCGCTGGGAACAGGTTCCTAAAGA of the Caloenas nicobarica isolate bCalNic1 chromosome 4, bCalNic1.hap1, whole genome shotgun sequence genome contains:
- the RWDD4 gene encoding RWD domain-containing protein 4, whose product is MAANEDQEMELEALRSIYEGDLCFRELSPVSFQYRIGESGDPKAFLIEVSWPETYPQTAPVISMDAFFNNTISSAIKQSILDKLMVEVEANLGTAMTYTLFEYAKDNKELFMEKQPVNTVTSVSNSIAIGTPDVPASKKKDKKEQLSKTQKRKLADKTDNKGELPRGWNWVDVIKQGDRRDEDQMYNYYIPSPARISDLGCLRSEKENFGPHGKYARKLRLERRLEKKVKQEMEQKELTSEQHNAIDQYLLSGDKKVTDYASRLGFVVMMENG